The DNA region ATTCTTACCGCTCAGCAAAGAGACAACTCCGACTGAACCGTAGAGCAATACTCCTACGGCTGATAGAAAACGAACGCTTGACAGATTAACGACTTTCTTTCCGACTTCTAGTCCAAAAAATAGTGTGTAAAGAATGATTGCTGCAGCAAAAATAACCCCAGCTTGAAAACCTCCACCTGGCCCAAAGTCACCGTGAAACTGAACATAAAGTGCAAATATTAAAATTGGCGCTATCAATATCTTGACCACGATTCTAAGAATTTTATGTTCATCTTCTTTAATGATTTTATCGATTAGGTGAGTCTGTAAATTCTTCTTACTTTCTAACCCAAGCAACATTAATACGCCGATTCCAGCAGTAAATATAACCACAACCTCACCTAAGGTGTCATAAGCTCGATAACTAGCGAGTACCGAGGTGACCATGTTTGGAATACCTATTTCAGCTACTGAGTCATTAATGTATCTTGGTGCAACATGTTGTTGAGCGGGAGAGTTTGCCGCACCAAAAGCTGGCATATCAAGCGTGCCAACTATGAGTAGCGCGCCAGTAATAAAGACCAGTATTAACGCGAAGATAGGCTTTTTTATCTCAGCAGATTTTTTCTGAAAGCGACCTACAATGGCTAGAGTGGCAAGCATTAATAATGGTGATATTCCTGCTCCCACAGCTGCCTCAGTGAACGCTACATCAACGGCATCTTTATTCATAAAAAAGCTAGCGGAAACCAGTCCATATATACTGAAGAGCATTGTTGCTGCCAGTAAATCTCTTGAGCGGGCTATATAGATAGACGTAGCCACTAAGATGCACAGTAACGAAATGTTGATGAAAAGTTCGATGATTGTTTCCTCCGCCTTACAACTCGTTCTGTTGTTTATCGTTTTCGATAACAACAGGTTTGAGCCCAGCTTTCCAGGCTGCTTTGCCTAAAGCATGACTAGCAGTTGGACTAGTGATTAAAATAAAAAGCAGAATCAATACTAATTTTGCTAGCACTATGCCCCAACCGGCGATCAACATTAGGCCGACTAGAATCAAACCCGCTGCCAAGGTTTCGGTAACTCCCGCTGCATGCATTCGTGTATAAAAATCTGGAAATCGAATAACGCCTAACGCACCTGAGAAAATTAGGAAACTCCCTGTTAACAAGCAAAAGCCACTAACAATATTTAATACGAGTTCCATTAAGACTTTTCCTCGTTATTTGTTCGCTTTGTTATCTCAACGAACCTCAGTATTCCAATGACACTAATAAAATTAATCAGCGCATACGTCAGTGCTATGTCGAGAAAGTCTGGTCGACCAGAGAGAAAGCCAAGTACAGCGATCAATAAAACAACTTTGGTTCCAAAAAGGTTACCCGCTAGTACACGATCGAATACGCTTGGCCCCTTAAATGCTCTTACTAAAGCCATTGCCATCACGACAATGAGCGCTATAGTCGTTGTGATTAAAATCATTGTTCAACTCACTCTATATCAGTCACTCGTCGATTCATCTCGCCCTCGATTAACTCGTTCATGGCATCTTTGGTTAAAGCGTGAACAAGCACAGAATTGTTTCCGAGTTCTAAAGACAACGTGCCAGGAGTCAGGTTAATTGAGTTGGCGTAGATAACTCTTCCCATGTCAGTCTTCTGTAAAATCGATAAGGTTTTAACTTGTGGCGACACATCAGGAGACGGTTTCCATGCTCGCAAAGCAACATCGATGTTTGACACAATGATTTTTTTAATAAGCCACAAATAGTAAATGGGTAATTGTGCCGATAAATGTATCGGTTGCGACTCATGGTCAACAAGATCCATTCTGTGTGCAATCCAAACAACAAACAAAACAGAAATCACTCCAAAGCCAAGAAACAAAGGGGAGTAGTGTCCGGAATTAACTAACCATATGATGGCTAGCATCACCGCGATACTGATAGTATGGCGCATAGTCACCTCTCGATTAATGGCTGCTGTTGGATTCTCTTTGGATGTGCAGCAGAAGTTTGAAGTTGCAGGACTAAAATTTATTACTCACAGCTGTAATCTGCTTTTAAAATGGAGTAGACAACGGAGCTTGCAAGCTGGTGTTGTTTAGCATCGTACTCGACTTCAGCAATTTTCGTTACTAGCTCATTTAGGAAGCCTTCTGAAGGAACGCAGAACTTAACATTTGCTACTGTTTTAACAGCCACGTCCTTTTGAGGTGCTCGTGTTTTTAAGGCTCGAGTGACAAACTCTGAGGGTAACTGGTCTTCTTTTACGATATTAGGCGAAGCGTCCAGGTAACCCTGAATATAAGCACCGCACAATTGTGGCACACTTTTTCCAGAAATCAGTTTGCAAGACTCAATTAGCGACTTTGCAGAGACCGTTTCTGGGCCGAGTGCACTCAGACTGCCACAAATGAAACCGATAAAAACGACTAAAACTTTGCTATTTCTTACAAATGAGATATTCATATCTAGCCACTAAACACATTTATTGAAGACAGTAGAGTTACTCTGCCACCAAACTTGTAATTAATATTGTCAAATATGTGAAATAATGTGCAGTTGATGCACATTATTTATTCTTTGATAATGCACTGAAATTGTTATAAAAAATGTGTATAGTTAGTGGGCTAGATGTGAGAGAAGCTATGTCCGAACAAAAAACACGTATTCTCATAACCGATGATGATGAAGATATTTGTGAGTTAGTGTCGCAATTATTGGAAGCCAATAATTTTACCAGTGTGACGGCGCACAATGGTGAAGACATGCTCGCCAAACTTGCAGAGTCGCGTATTGATTTAATCCTCCTAGATATCATGCTCCCAGGACGTGATGGTATCGAGTTATGCCGCCATCTTCGAGCCGACCCCGATATGCCACCTATTATAATGTTGACTGCCAAAGATGAAGAAATCGACAGGGTAGTTGGCCTAGAAGTCGGCGCTGACGATTATGTTGTAAAGCCATTTGGAAGCCGAGAATTAATCGCTCGTATTCGAGCTGTGTTAAGAAGAGTTCAGACCCAATCACTTGGCACAAACCGAGGCTCCTATTACTTTAATGGTTGGGAATTTTTGCCAGCCAGAATGGAGCTCATTGATAGCGAATCTACTGTTACCAGTTTATCTTCAAGCGAAAATGAAATTTTATTGGCTTTCGTTAGAAATCCAAAGGTTCCTCTTTCACGAGACAGGCTACTTAGCTTGACTAAAGGCAGGAATAGTAATGCATTTGATCGCAGTATTGATTCTCATATAAGCCGTTTACGACGTAAACTTAAGGATGATGCTAAAAATCCTGAAACTATAAAAACCGCGTGGGGTTCTGGTTATATTTTTACGCATACCGTAGAAATTCGCTAAATTACGCGCGTCTAACGATGAGAAGACTGATTCCAAATAAAATTAAAATTCAAGCCGTTCTATTTTTGAGTGGTGTCTTCGTATTTTCACAAGCCGTCAGCTTGCTAATTTATGAACATAACCGTGAACATACCATTTTAATGACTGAAGCAAGTGATCTAGCTGCAAGAATTTCAGGTATTGTAAGTTTGGCTCAGGAGTTTCCTAGTTCAGAAAGACGAAAAATACTGGCCTCTGCTGAAACGCAGTTTCTTTCTGCATTTCCTATAGTGACGCCATTTGATCCTGATTCTTGTTCAAATAATGAATTTTCTCAAGAAATGGAAAATCAGTTGAGGTCTGCGTTTAATGGCATGAAGGACTTTCAATTACAGGTGTGCGTTAGACCACTGGATGGCATTGCTAGCGTTGTAAAGAAAAACCCGCAAGATGCTCTAGATGTTGTTGTTGTTATCCATTATCCAGATCAATCTTCTTCGATGTTCCATGCGACCTTACCCGTGAAAAACTCTTTATTTAGCGAAACCGTTGTATTTTACTTAATCGTTTTACTCTTAGTTGGGTTACTACTCGCTTGGATTGTAATTGTTAAGTTGGTGTCGCCTATAGAGCGGTTAGCAAAGGCTGCAGAGTCGATTGGTAGAGATATAAATTCAAGTCCAATGAATGAAGAGGGCGCAGAAGAAATACGAGTCGCGGCTCGGTCGTTTAATCAGATGCAATCGCAATTAAAACGATTGATCAATAGTCAGACTGAAATGTTTGCTGCTATTTCTCACGATCTTAAAACCTCGCTTACTCGCTTAAAACTTCGAGTGGAACAAATCGAGAATAAACATCAACAAGATGGTTTAAATCGAGTTGTGAGTGATATGTCTAACATGATTCACTCAATATTAGATTTCATTAGAGGTGATTATAATCGAGAAGATTCTAGAAACGTTGAGTTTAGAGCATTGGTAGAAAGCTTATGTTATGACTTAAAGGATGAAGGCTTTCCAGTGAACTTTGACTCCAAAATTGATGAGCAAGTATTAAATTGTCGTCCAGTCGCTTTGCGTCGAGGAATTCAAAATATAATAGATAATGCTATAAAGTATGGAGAGGCCGCTAATGTTGTCTTAACCTCTGATGGTTCAAATATCATCCTCGAGGTAACGGATAATGGGCCAGGTATACCGGTGGAAAGTTTAAAAGATGTTGTAAAGCCGTTTTATCGTCAAGAGAAGTCGAGAAATAAGAAGACTGGAGGGCTTGGTCTCGGTCTAGCGATAGCGCAAAATATAATACACTCTCATGGCGGCCAACTTATTCTGAATAATCGAGAAGGAAAGGGGTTGAGCGTTAGAATTATGCTTTCTTGCAATTGAGCGACTTGGAATCTTTTTGTAATAGAGCTTTTGAAATAAATAGTTTTTAATATGGACTAAACATTGTATGACTTGCTGCCTCTTGGAGAAAAGAGGCAGCAAAATTTTAAACCATACTTTTGCTAAAAACTGGCGTTATGGTAGACATTTTGTACATCATCTAAATCATTGAGCATATCCATAAATTTTTCGAACATCTCGACGTCATCACCTGTCACATCCACCGTTGTTTGCGGTACGAATTGTATTTCGTCGACCTCAAAGCTAATGTTTGCAATGCTATCCGATAAAGCCTGCTTCGCTTTAAAGTACTCTGAATGCGGTGTGAAAACAGTGATATTGCCATCGGCACTTTCGATATCGGTTACATCGACATCAGCTTCCATTAGTGCATCTAGAACACCTTCTTCGTCTTCACTAGGAAATACAAAAATCGCGCAATGATCAAACATATGACTTACAGTGCCTTGAGTTCCGATTTTGCACTTAGTTTTAGTGAAACATAAGCGAACATCCCCAAACGTACGATTAGGGTTATCGGTTAAGCAATCCACGATTACCATGACATTACCGGGACCAAACCCTTCGTAACGAGCAACTGCAAAGTCTTCTCCGGCTCCGCCTTTCGCTTTATCTAACGCTTTATCAATTACATGAGCAGGTACCTGACTCCGTTTAGCTCGATCGAGCAAGCTTCTTAATGCTAAATTTCCATCAGGATCAATGCCACCTGACTTTGCGGTTACATAAATTTCTCGGCTGAACTTACTGTAGACCTTGGCATTCTGGTCAGACGTTTTTGCCATTGATTCTTTGCGGTTTTGAAAAGCGCGTCCCATAAATCTCTTCTCATGTGTTTAGGCCATAATCCGGGGTATTTTACTTAACAATTTTTCTAGTGTACATAAATTCAAGTTAGCCCAAATTTTAGGTTAGAAAATAAACAAATAAGAGCTAAAAACCGACTGAAGGGGTCTGATAGTTATCTATTTTATAAAAAATATAGAGTACAAACTACTTTAGAAAAACTCTGTAAGACATTGATAAATCTCTATTTACATGCTTTCTTGAGTTTTTGTTTTATTAAGGCTGAAAAAGGTTACTAAGGTGTGACCGGATAGTGTTTTAGGTAGCTCTGAGCCGTGAAGTTTACCTACCAAGGATTAAAACTTAGAGTCTAGATAAGTAGGTTTTGTTTGAATTTTGAACACTTCATTGAAATCATGCATGATTTTTATAGAGTGTTA from Pleionea litopenaei includes:
- a CDS encoding DUF4040 domain-containing protein, which codes for MNNRTSCKAEETIIELFINISLLCILVATSIYIARSRDLLAATMLFSIYGLVSASFFMNKDAVDVAFTEAAVGAGISPLLMLATLAIVGRFQKKSAEIKKPIFALILVFITGALLIVGTLDMPAFGAANSPAQQHVAPRYINDSVAEIGIPNMVTSVLASYRAYDTLGEVVVIFTAGIGVLMLLGLESKKNLQTHLIDKIIKEDEHKILRIVVKILIAPILIFALYVQFHGDFGPGGGFQAGVIFAAAIILYTLFFGLEVGKKVVNLSSVRFLSAVGVLLYGSVGVVSLLSGKNYLDYSVLSENPQTAQHIGIVVIELGVGITVACVMLSVFFAFFEKVGKEMNTNEEVQ
- a CDS encoding response regulator, with amino-acid sequence MSEQKTRILITDDDEDICELVSQLLEANNFTSVTAHNGEDMLAKLAESRIDLILLDIMLPGRDGIELCRHLRADPDMPPIIMLTAKDEEIDRVVGLEVGADDYVVKPFGSRELIARIRAVLRRVQTQSLGTNRGSYYFNGWEFLPARMELIDSESTVTSLSSSENEILLAFVRNPKVPLSRDRLLSLTKGRNSNAFDRSIDSHISRLRRKLKDDAKNPETIKTAWGSGYIFTHTVEIR
- a CDS encoding monovalent cation/H+ antiporter complex subunit F; translated protein: MILITTTIALIVVMAMALVRAFKGPSVFDRVLAGNLFGTKVVLLIAVLGFLSGRPDFLDIALTYALINFISVIGILRFVEITKRTNNEEKS
- a CDS encoding Na+/H+ antiporter subunit E translates to MRHTISIAVMLAIIWLVNSGHYSPLFLGFGVISVLFVVWIAHRMDLVDHESQPIHLSAQLPIYYLWLIKKIIVSNIDVALRAWKPSPDVSPQVKTLSILQKTDMGRVIYANSINLTPGTLSLELGNNSVLVHALTKDAMNELIEGEMNRRVTDIE
- a CDS encoding ATP-binding protein; translation: MRRLIPNKIKIQAVLFLSGVFVFSQAVSLLIYEHNREHTILMTEASDLAARISGIVSLAQEFPSSERRKILASAETQFLSAFPIVTPFDPDSCSNNEFSQEMENQLRSAFNGMKDFQLQVCVRPLDGIASVVKKNPQDALDVVVVIHYPDQSSSMFHATLPVKNSLFSETVVFYLIVLLLVGLLLAWIVIVKLVSPIERLAKAAESIGRDINSSPMNEEGAEEIRVAARSFNQMQSQLKRLINSQTEMFAAISHDLKTSLTRLKLRVEQIENKHQQDGLNRVVSDMSNMIHSILDFIRGDYNREDSRNVEFRALVESLCYDLKDEGFPVNFDSKIDEQVLNCRPVALRRGIQNIIDNAIKYGEAANVVLTSDGSNIILEVTDNGPGIPVESLKDVVKPFYRQEKSRNKKTGGLGLGLAIAQNIIHSHGGQLILNNREGKGLSVRIMLSCN
- the mnhG gene encoding monovalent cation/H(+) antiporter subunit G, whose protein sequence is MELVLNIVSGFCLLTGSFLIFSGALGVIRFPDFYTRMHAAGVTETLAAGLILVGLMLIAGWGIVLAKLVLILLFILITSPTASHALGKAAWKAGLKPVVIENDKQQNEL
- a CDS encoding YebC/PmpR family DNA-binding transcriptional regulator encodes the protein MGRAFQNRKESMAKTSDQNAKVYSKFSREIYVTAKSGGIDPDGNLALRSLLDRAKRSQVPAHVIDKALDKAKGGAGEDFAVARYEGFGPGNVMVIVDCLTDNPNRTFGDVRLCFTKTKCKIGTQGTVSHMFDHCAIFVFPSEDEEGVLDALMEADVDVTDIESADGNITVFTPHSEYFKAKQALSDSIANISFEVDEIQFVPQTTVDVTGDDVEMFEKFMDMLNDLDDVQNVYHNASF